The genomic window aaaaaaaaaatatatacacgAAGATATAAACATTATTCAATTTAAACAGAATTATAAAGActttaataatataaacagtgtgaatatatataaaagtgaattatatttatattctataaatttatttgatgcaggattatataatttatcttttgtcttttattttattttcttctactatataaaaatatataatttaaataaaatatatgatagATATCAatatttcttcatattatattcagAGATGtatttagaaaaatatttattttcgaacccattcatattttcttctatatTTAATTTCCCTCATATATTGAAATATCCAAAGCATGcagatgaaaaaaaaaatattaatcaaacaaaaaaaacaacaacaacaaataataataataataataatatgatgatgatgatgactgatggaaataaatatgatacatgtaattataataattctttttttaaatcttACGACGTATTCAATAAggataatataataattataaacaACAAAGAAGAGATAGGAGAACATGTCgattttatatattctttaaaattattttcaagGCTGATAAATGGACTCttcatattaataagaaataatgatgatacaaataatataattaataacACAACttacaataataataataataataataattatatatatgatcTTATGGATATACTCtttataaaacaaaatgaagaaCATGATGAAAATTTTAACCACTACataaatgaagaatataaaaataaccgtgataatatattagatGATAATGGATTTActaaatataaaaatacagATACAATCATAAATTTTAGAAACGAAATAAATTGTATTTTTAATCTGTTGAATAAAttaacatatttaaaaataagaaatatatcagaaaataaaattaatttaaattatttccTCATAAATCttgttaaaaaaatatggagTATCAATAGGCATAAGAAAAATGTATTATCAAGTGGAcagaataataaaaatatgaatacaaagaaaagaaatacaaaagaaaataatatacatcATGTAAATAATGTAAGTGAATTAGATAAAGACCctattgaaaataaatataaaaataaaaataaaaataaaaataaaaaatatcatgatcaaaat from Plasmodium gaboni strain SY75 chromosome Unknown, whole genome shotgun sequence includes these protein-coding regions:
- a CDS encoding putative membrane protein (conserved Plasmodium membrane protein, unknown function), producing the protein KKKYIHEDINIIQFKQNYKDFNNINSVNIYKSELYLYSINLFDAGLYNLSFVFYFIFFYYIKIYNLNKIYDRYQYFFILYSEMYLEKYLFSNPFIFSSIFNFPHILKYPKHADEKKNINQTKKTTTTNNNNNNNMMMMMTDGNKYDTCNYNNSFFKSYDVFNKDNIIIINNKEEIGEHVDFIYSLKLFSRLINGLFILIRNNDDTNNIINNTTYNNNNNNNNYIYDLMDILFIKQNEEHDENFNHYINEEYKNNRDNILDDNGFTKYKNTDTIINFRNEINCIFNLLNKLTYLKIRNISENKINLNYFLINLVKKIWSINRHKKNVLSSGQNNKNMNTKKRNTKENNIHHVNNVSELDKDPIENKYKNKNKNKNKKYHDQNNIYDNDHIMIRFHALFDIALCDYNNNSKKKKKKMKIFYYYAALNKYKILLTHLFF